From the Bacteroidota bacterium genome, the window CGCATGAGTAACGACATGAGAATGATAGAACTCAGTGGGGAGGGAACATCGCTTATGTCCGCGTGGAGGGAGGCGGAGCATGTACTCATCATTGATGCTGTGGTGTCGGGTGGGCCGGCGGGTATGTTGCATCGCCTTGATGCAAGGCGCGATCGGATTCCCAAGTATCTCTTTCATTCGTCGAGTCATACATTTGGCGTAGGCGATGCCATTGAACTTGCGCGAGAACTTGATGAGCTCCCGCAATCTCTCATCCTGTACGGTCTTGAAGGCGAATCGTTCGAGGCTGGTGTAGGGCTTTCGGAGTCGGTGGTGCGAATGGTGCCGGATCTCATTCATTTAGTCGAACGTGATATTGAGCGACTGTTGCGCGCAGAGTAGTGCTTCTAAATCCTCCATGATCCTGCCACACTTCCAACTCCTAAATATGACAAAAAGGAGGGTTGGGAGTCCCATTTGTTGGAAATTACCCAATCAGTGCTGCTGAAAATCGACGGAAAATCTCACTTTAGAGGGCATGATTGTTGACTTATGCTACAGTAACCTCGACAGGCTGAATTTTTGTCAACTCGGTGAGAGAAATGCACATTGCTAATATGACCCGGCTGCGGGTTGCGATTCACGGCGCCGTACAAGGCGTGGGCTTTCGTCCGTTCATCTACAGGCTCGCGTCTGATTGTCACCTGAACGGCTGGATTGAGAATTCCCCGCAGGGGGTATGCATTGAGGTTGAGGGTGGGAAAGAATCGTTGGAGAGATTTCTTCTTCGCGTTGTTTCGGAGAAGCCGGTGCACTCTTCGATTCAAAGCCTCGAAGCAACGTACCTCGACCCTGCAGGCTATTCCGGTTTTGAAATCCAATCGAGCAATCATGCTGGTAAGCAAACGGCACTTGTTCTTCCCGACATTGCAACATGCCCTGATTGTTTGCGCGAGATGCTCGATCCGTTGAACCGCCGGTATCTGTATCCCTTCATCAACTGCACACATTGTGGCCCGCGGTTCAGCATCATTCAGTCGCTTCCGTACGATCGCGTCAACACAACGATGAAGCAATTTGAGATGTGTGACGAGTGCCGGCATGAATATGAGAACCCGCAGGATAGGCGATTTCACGCTCAACCGATCGGCTGTCCGCAATGCGGTCCACGCATTGAACTGTGGGCACAGACCGGAACGATTCTCTCCAGAGGCCAGGAAGCGCTGACCACCGCTGCAACATCCATTCAACAAGGCATGATTGTCGCGCTAAAAGGACTCGGAGGTTTCCACCTTCTTGTTGATGCAGGGAACGAGGATGCTGTAGTGAAACTGCGATACAGAAAGCGTCGCGAGGCAAAGCCGCTTGCGGTGATGTTTCCTTCACTTTCGGAAATTGAGACGGCATGTGAAGTATCTGCTTTGGAACGTCAGGCCCTTCAATCCCCGGAAGCACCAATCGTTCTTCTCCGGAAACGTTCGGAAAGCACTTCAAGAGTTGCGCCGTCAGTATCTCCGGCAAACCCGTACATTGGCGCAATGCTCCCGTATACGCCGCTTCACCATCTTGTAATGCAGAAATGCAGTATCCCTCTCGTTGCGACGAGCGGAAATGTTTCCGATGAACCCATCTGCATTGATGAAAACGAAGCGTTGCAGAGGCTTCACGGAATTGCCGATGTGTTTCTTGTCCACAACCGCCCCATTCAACGGCATGTTGATGATTCGGTTGTAAGAGTCATGTTGGGCAGAGAACAGGTATTACGGCGGGCCAGAGGATACGCTCCCCTTCCGATTCGATTGAAGTATGACGTGCCGACGATGATGGCCCTCGGCGCGCATCAGAAGAACACGGTATCAGTGTCAACCGGAAGAAGTGTGTTCATAAGTCAACACATTGGTGATCTTGAAACGCCTGAAGCATTTAATGCGTTTACGAATGTTGCCGCCGACCTTCGAGGTCTTCTCGCTATTTCTCCGGAACTGATCGCAACAGATATGCACCCCGACTATCTTTCAACACAACATGCACAGTCTATCGGACTGCCTATCACGCAAGTCCAGCATCACATTGCCCATGTAGCAGCGTGCATGGCTGAGAATGAACTTGATGACAATGTATTGGGTGTGTCATGGGATGGGACAGGACTCGGATGTGACGGAACGATATGGGGTGGGGAGTTCTTTCTTGTGCACGGCTCAGAGTTCACACGCGTTGCAACGTTCAGGGAGTTTTGTCTTCCCGGCGGTTCGCAGGCCGTCCGCGAACCACGCCGCACTGCAATTGGTTTGATGCATACAATGCTCGGAGATGATGTTTTTATTATGAAAGATCTGTTGCCGGTTTCGGCGTTCACACATACGGATTTGAGACTACTCCAGCGGGTGATGGTTCAAGGGGTGAATTCTCCCCGAACGACAAGTGTCGGTCGTCTGTTCGACGCTGTCGCGTCGATTGTGAATCTTGCACACAAGGTAAGCTACGAAGGTCAAGCTGCGGTAGCGCTGGAGTATGCCATTGATGACCATGAAAACCAATCCTTCTACGAATATCATATCGAAACAAAGCAAAGCGAGCCGCTGCTATTCAGTATTGATTGGGCTCCGATGATTGTTGGGATTATTCATGATGTGAATTCTGAAATTCCGATTTCGTGTATTTCAGCAAAATTCCATAACACTCTTGTCGAGATGATTGTGGGCGTTGCGCGTCTCCAAGGAGCCCAGCGAATTGCGTTGACCGGTGGCTGTTTTCAGAACAAGTACCTCACGGAGCGTGCAGTGAAACGGCTTCGTGAAGAAGGATTCACCCCGTATTGGCATCAACGAATTCCACCGAATGACGGTGGAATTTCTCTCGGGCAGATCGCCTTTGCCGCGAGGATGGAGGCGAGCGCAAAAAACATGCATGACCACGACCTGCTGCACAGTTCTTTTGTGCTGATTCCATCTGATAACTAAAGTGTCACGAAAAGGAGGCCTGTAATGTGTCTCGCAATTCCGGGAAAGGTATTGACGATAGAGAAGGATGCTCAACCAGTGATGGGAAATGTCAGCTTTGCAGGCATTCAACGGCGTGTTTGTCTCGAATGGCTTCCCGACATAAACGTGGGAGAGTATGTTCTTGTGCATGTAGGCTTTGCTCTGAGCAAAGTTGATGAAAAGGAGGCGAAGGAGACGCTGGATATTCTGCAGAAGATGAGGGACGGGCTTGATGACCTAAAAGAAGACGGAGATTTGTAGCGTGAGATTCATCGATGAATATCGAGATGGTGAAACAGCCCGGCGCTATGCCGAAGAAATCAAGAGGATCACTACCCGTACGTGGACTCTTATGGAAATCTGCGGCGGGCAAACACATTCCATTATAAAGAGTGGAATTGAGTCTCTCTTGCCCGCTGAAATCCAACTGTTGCACGGGCCCGGTTGCCCTGTGTGCGTGACACCCCTCGAAATTATCGACAAGGCGATAGCGATTGCCTCACGCTCGGACGTCATCTTCACGTCGTTCGGGGATATGTTGCGCGTACCGGGCTCACACAAGGACCTTCTTTCGGTGAAAGCCGAAGGAGGAGATGTCCGGATGGTGTACTCACCCCTCGACGCATTGACAATCGCTAAGAACAATCCTGACAAGCGGGTAGTCTTCTTTGCCGTGGGGTTCGAGACCACAGCCCCAGCTAATGCAATGGCCGTGAAAGAAGCACGCAAGCAGAGCATTGTGAATTTCTCAATACTGAGTTCGCATGTCCTGGTTCCACCTGCTATTGCAGCAATTCTCTCATCTTCAACAAACAAGGTTCAAGGATTGCTCGCAGCGGGTCACGTCTGCACCGTCATGGGGTATGAAGAGTACTTTCCTCTTGCTGAGCAGTACAAAGTGCCGATTGTTGTTACGGGTTTTGAGCCGGTTGATATTCTTCAAGGAATCTACATGACGGTAAAGCAACTTGAAGAAGGTCGTTACGAGGTGGAAAACCAGTATTCGCGTTCTGTACGCAGAGAAGGGAATCCTGCAGCACGGGCATTGCTGAAAGAAGTGTTTGCTGTAATAGATCGGAAATGGCGCGGCATCGGCGAAATTCCATCAAGCGGATTCGGCCTATCGGAACTGTATACCGAGTTTGATGCGGAACAAATATTCGGCGTTGAATCCATTGAGGTTCAAGAACCTGCTGTGTGCATTGCAGGAGACGTGCTGCGAGGAATACGCAAACCTCAGGAATGCCCCGCCTTTGGAAACGAATGTAAGCCCGAACATCCGCTCGGCGCGCCGATGGTGTCGTCCGAGGGTGCTTGCGCCGCATACTACAACTACAAAAGAATACGAAACACAATAGCAACCCAATGACTATGAACGCAAGCTACGCCCTGACCAATCCAATTTCACTGCTTGTTGATAAGCAGTCGGAAGAATTTACGCGCGAGGATATGCTATCGGTGATCGAGCAGAAACGCATCGAAAGAATTACCTTCCGGTACACTGCGCTCGATGGCAAGCTGAAAGAACTGAAGATTCCGGTATCCAGTCGGTATCAGGCCGAACGTATTCTTGCAGATGGCGAGCGGGTTGACGGATCCTCGTTGTTCAAAGGAATGGTCGATACCGCATTATCCGATCTGTATGTGGTTCCTGTGTACAAAACTGCATTCCTTAATCCGTTTGATGAAAGCAGCTTGGATTTCATCTGCCGCTACCTGACGCGTGAGGGGCAACTGGCTCCTTTTGCGCCTGATACCATTCTTCATAATGCAAGCAGGCTGTTCAAAGAACAAACGAAACTGGAATTGTACGCCCTCGGAGAGCTCGAGTTCTTCCTGTTAAGCGAGAAGAGATCAAACATCTATCTTTCCTCGAAACAACGAGGGTATCACGCAGCCGGCCCGTTTGTGAAAAGCGGATTAGTGTTGGATGAAATGGTTCGATACATCTCGCAGTGTACCGGCTCTGTGAAGTACGCCCACAGTGAGGTGGGATATGTTGAGAGTGTGCGCAGTGATGTGGAAGAGATCGCCGGAAAGCAAGCCGAGCAGTTGGAGGTGGAATTTCTTCCGCAACCGATTGAAGATGCGGCAGATTCTCTCGTTCTGGCCCGCTGGCTGATCCGGAATGTCGCCTACAAACACGGCTGCGTTGCAACATTCACACCAAAACTCGAAGAGGGTGTTGCCGGAAACGGCTTGCACGTGCATATGGAAGTTCTTCGCGATGGAAAGAATATCATGACGGATGAGTCGGGAAAGCTTTCCGGAACGGCAAAGAAAGTGATTGGCGGACTGTGTACGTACGCGGACTCACTCACTGCTTTCGGGAACACCGTGTCTGCCGCGTACTTGCGGCTCGTTCCAAACCAGGAGGCGCCGACGAGAATTTGCTGGAGCGACATGAATAGAAGCGCGATGATTCGTGTGCCGCTCGGGTGGGCAAGTCTGAACAATCTTGCCCAAGTTCTGAATCCGCAGCAGAAGCAAAAATTGGAACAGCGCGAAGGACGCCAAACAGTGGAACTGAGGAGCCCCGATGGAAGTGCCATGGTCCATCTGCTGATGGCCGGAATCACAATGGCAGCGGAATGGGGCTTGACATCCGATGAGTCGACAAATATCGCTCAACGACTCTATGTCGCAGGGAACATATTCAAAGATCAGAAACTCCTTGCCACGTTGACTGCACTTCCCACTAGTTGCGTGGAGTCATCCCGCATCCTTGCTGAAAAGAGGCAACTCTACGAGAGGGAAGGAATCTTCCCCCCGAGCATCATTCACTATGCTGCAAAGTTGCTTGCCAATGAAGATGATGAAGATATGAACCTGCGTTTGGTTGATTTGCCTGCCGACGACCGCCTGCATGAAACGAGGCGTATTATGCATCAGGACATTCATCGACATTGAAGCAAGAAGGCTGTATACGTTACATTATTCACAAAACAAAGGAAACCATATGATACAGAGATTCCTCCTCGGAGCGTTGCTTACAATCGTGTGTGTTGGGTACGTGAATGCACAAGCATTCGACCCGGCACGAAAAGGAGCGGAATATTGTGCTGAGAAGAAGCAAAACTCCATCCACCAATTCGACCGGCTTGCGTTATCGCCCGGAAGCCCGAAGCACTCCTTCGACGTTTTGGACTACAAGCTTGACCTTGATCTATACAGTTGCTTTCTCAGTCCGTATCCGAAGTCGTTTACAGCCAGCAACGTGGTCACCTTTCGCGTCGATTCAGTACTGTCCACCATTGCGCTGAACGCCGTGAACACATCGATGGTTATTGACTCTGTTGCGCTGGCGGGCGTTTCGTTTACCCATACATCCAACATTCTGACAAT encodes:
- a CDS encoding hydrogenase maturation protease, translated to MQQSKTPSARKTTSTRKARSLLVIGVGNEYRSDDGLGICVLRTLRRRMSNDMRMIELSGEGTSLMSAWREAEHVLIIDAVVSGGPAGMLHRLDARRDRIPKYLFHSSSHTFGVGDAIELARELDELPQSLILYGLEGESFEAGVGLSESVVRMVPDLIHLVERDIERLLRAE
- the hypF gene encoding carbamoyltransferase HypF, yielding MHIANMTRLRVAIHGAVQGVGFRPFIYRLASDCHLNGWIENSPQGVCIEVEGGKESLERFLLRVVSEKPVHSSIQSLEATYLDPAGYSGFEIQSSNHAGKQTALVLPDIATCPDCLREMLDPLNRRYLYPFINCTHCGPRFSIIQSLPYDRVNTTMKQFEMCDECRHEYENPQDRRFHAQPIGCPQCGPRIELWAQTGTILSRGQEALTTAATSIQQGMIVALKGLGGFHLLVDAGNEDAVVKLRYRKRREAKPLAVMFPSLSEIETACEVSALERQALQSPEAPIVLLRKRSESTSRVAPSVSPANPYIGAMLPYTPLHHLVMQKCSIPLVATSGNVSDEPICIDENEALQRLHGIADVFLVHNRPIQRHVDDSVVRVMLGREQVLRRARGYAPLPIRLKYDVPTMMALGAHQKNTVSVSTGRSVFISQHIGDLETPEAFNAFTNVAADLRGLLAISPELIATDMHPDYLSTQHAQSIGLPITQVQHHIAHVAACMAENELDDNVLGVSWDGTGLGCDGTIWGGEFFLVHGSEFTRVATFREFCLPGGSQAVREPRRTAIGLMHTMLGDDVFIMKDLLPVSAFTHTDLRLLQRVMVQGVNSPRTTSVGRLFDAVASIVNLAHKVSYEGQAAVALEYAIDDHENQSFYEYHIETKQSEPLLFSIDWAPMIVGIIHDVNSEIPISCISAKFHNTLVEMIVGVARLQGAQRIALTGGCFQNKYLTERAVKRLREEGFTPYWHQRIPPNDGGISLGQIAFAARMEASAKNMHDHDLLHSSFVLIPSDN
- a CDS encoding HypC/HybG/HupF family hydrogenase formation chaperone — encoded protein: MCLAIPGKVLTIEKDAQPVMGNVSFAGIQRRVCLEWLPDINVGEYVLVHVGFALSKVDEKEAKETLDILQKMRDGLDDLKEDGDL
- the hypD gene encoding hydrogenase formation protein HypD; the protein is MRFIDEYRDGETARRYAEEIKRITTRTWTLMEICGGQTHSIIKSGIESLLPAEIQLLHGPGCPVCVTPLEIIDKAIAIASRSDVIFTSFGDMLRVPGSHKDLLSVKAEGGDVRMVYSPLDALTIAKNNPDKRVVFFAVGFETTAPANAMAVKEARKQSIVNFSILSSHVLVPPAIAAILSSSTNKVQGLLAAGHVCTVMGYEEYFPLAEQYKVPIVVTGFEPVDILQGIYMTVKQLEEGRYEVENQYSRSVRREGNPAARALLKEVFAVIDRKWRGIGEIPSSGFGLSELYTEFDAEQIFGVESIEVQEPAVCIAGDVLRGIRKPQECPAFGNECKPEHPLGAPMVSSEGACAAYYNYKRIRNTIATQ
- a CDS encoding glutamine synthetase; this encodes MTMNASYALTNPISLLVDKQSEEFTREDMLSVIEQKRIERITFRYTALDGKLKELKIPVSSRYQAERILADGERVDGSSLFKGMVDTALSDLYVVPVYKTAFLNPFDESSLDFICRYLTREGQLAPFAPDTILHNASRLFKEQTKLELYALGELEFFLLSEKRSNIYLSSKQRGYHAAGPFVKSGLVLDEMVRYISQCTGSVKYAHSEVGYVESVRSDVEEIAGKQAEQLEVEFLPQPIEDAADSLVLARWLIRNVAYKHGCVATFTPKLEEGVAGNGLHVHMEVLRDGKNIMTDESGKLSGTAKKVIGGLCTYADSLTAFGNTVSAAYLRLVPNQEAPTRICWSDMNRSAMIRVPLGWASLNNLAQVLNPQQKQKLEQREGRQTVELRSPDGSAMVHLLMAGITMAAEWGLTSDESTNIAQRLYVAGNIFKDQKLLATLTALPTSCVESSRILAEKRQLYEREGIFPPSIIHYAAKLLANEDDEDMNLRLVDLPADDRLHETRRIMHQDIHRH